One segment of Anatilimnocola aggregata DNA contains the following:
- a CDS encoding barstar family protein: protein MTADEASSADHPTPEILPVEDPRAFAAEARTNPRNRVVWVPRSVRSKDTLLRLFADALHFPRYFRRNWDAFEESLREYLASLPEHGALIIVHEHVPFGEGENHTTYFEILLSAAANRTDGHSLQIVVPG, encoded by the coding sequence ATGACCGCCGACGAAGCATCTTCAGCCGATCACCCCACGCCGGAAATCCTGCCGGTCGAAGACCCACGAGCCTTCGCCGCAGAAGCCCGGACGAATCCACGGAATCGCGTCGTCTGGGTGCCGCGCAGCGTGCGCAGCAAAGACACCCTCTTGCGCCTGTTCGCCGATGCGCTCCATTTTCCCCGTTACTTCCGCCGCAATTGGGACGCCTTTGAAGAGTCCCTCCGCGAATATCTGGCGTCATTGCCGGAACATGGCGCGCTCATCATCGTGCACGAGCACGTCCCCTTTGGCGAAGGGGAAAATCACACGACCTATTTCGAGATTCTCCTCTCGGCAGCAGCGAATCGCACGGACGGCCACTCGCTGCAGATCGTCGTGCCGGGCTGA
- a CDS encoding ribonuclease domain-containing protein — MKSSLPGSQPRPTAGASSKLIRLIVSLCVVAAFIYFSRERAKQVDPAAEQTPAAQTGDPEVVVLPAKKLTTKSADLPAESTVDRAPSQPAVKTLIKNVVIRNQDGSVIYRGNIDLSETLARIERRDYGSHVNDGSVFQNREKRLPKQPSGYYHEWVHPTPKQRGPGPQRIVTGEQGELYYTPDHYETFERLDQPAGKK; from the coding sequence ATGAAATCATCTCTCCCAGGATCGCAGCCGCGACCCACGGCCGGCGCTAGTTCCAAACTCATCAGGCTGATTGTCAGCCTGTGTGTGGTGGCGGCATTCATTTACTTTTCGCGCGAGCGGGCGAAACAAGTGGACCCTGCTGCCGAGCAAACGCCAGCAGCGCAAACCGGCGATCCTGAAGTTGTCGTATTGCCCGCGAAGAAGCTGACCACAAAGTCTGCGGATCTTCCGGCAGAAAGTACCGTCGATCGAGCGCCAAGTCAGCCGGCAGTCAAGACGCTTATCAAGAACGTTGTCATTCGGAACCAAGATGGCAGCGTGATCTATCGGGGCAATATTGACCTGAGCGAGACTTTGGCGCGGATCGAACGCCGCGACTACGGCAGTCATGTCAACGACGGGAGCGTGTTTCAAAATCGCGAGAAGCGCTTGCCCAAGCAGCCCAGTGGCTACTATCACGAGTGGGTCCATCCCACCCCCAAGCAGCGCGGACCTGGTCCGCAGCGCATTGTTACTGGCGAACAAGGTGAACTCTATTACACGCCCGATCATTACGAAACCTTCGAGCGGCTCGATCAACCCGCGGGAAAGAAATAA